A genome region from Macadamia integrifolia cultivar HAES 741 unplaced genomic scaffold, SCU_Mint_v3 scaffold_216A, whole genome shotgun sequence includes the following:
- the LOC122071384 gene encoding cytochrome P450 711A1 has protein sequence MVGGAFFLCKSTSLSLSLSLSLSHTLTHMALIVDICSLKFFFSLLALAVGGLVYFYAPYWRVRKVPGPPTTPIVGHLPLLAKHGPDVFSILAKRYGPIFRFQMGRQPLVIVADPELCREVGIKKFKDFSNRSMPSPISGSPLHQKGLFFSRDARWSTMRNTIISVYQPSHLSNLVPTMQSLVDSATTLNLPAFEEEDDIDFSTLFIRLSTDIIGKAAFGFDFGLSKQQNLNNNSMKNINGSTDHDHGYSNDDEVADFIKQHIYSTTALRMDLSGSFSMILGLLAPILQEPCRQILERIPGTTDWKIDQTNQRLTRRLDEIVAKRIKEKDRKLSKDFLTLILNSRDSDTVSKNVFTYDYISALTYEHLLAGSATTSFTLSSILYLVAEHPEVEKKLLHEIDSFGPYDLMPTAHDLQGKFQYLDQVIKEAMRFYTVSPLVARETSKQTEIGGCILPKGTWVWLALGVLAKDPKHFPEPEKFRPERFDPTCEEEKQRHPYAHIPFGIGPRACIGQKFSIQEIKLVLIHLYRRYIFRHSPNMEKPLAIDYGMILSFKHGVKLKVIKRAER, from the exons atggtggGTGGAGCCTTCTTCCTCTGCAAgagcacctctctctctctctctctctctctctctctctcacacacactcacacataTGGCTTTGATAGTGGATATTTGcagtttaaaatttttctttagcCTACTGGCCCTGGCAGTTGGTGGTTTGGTGTACTTCTATGCACCCTACTGGCGTGTGAGAAAAGTACCTGGTCCTCCCACCACTCCAATCGTTGGTCACCTTCCCTTACTAGCAAAGCATGGTCCTGATGTCTTCAGTATCCTTGCCAAACGCTATGGGCCCATCTTTag GTTTCAAATGGGTAGGCAGCCGTTGGTGATAGTAGCAGACCCAGAACTGTGTAGGGAGGTTGGGATAAAGAAATTCAAGGATTTCAGCAACAGAAGCATGCCTTCTCCCATCTCAGGGTCCCCTCTTCATCAAAAGGGACTTTTCTTCTCCAG GGATGCAAGATGGTCTACAATGCGAAACACAATAATATCAGTCTACCAGCCGTCTCACCTCTCCAACTTGGTTCCTACCATGCAATCACTCGTTGACTCAGCCACTACTCTTAACCTTCCAGcctttgaagaagaagacgacatTGATTTCTCTACTCTTTTCATTAGACTGTCCactgatatcattggaaaagcTGCATTTGGATTCGACTTTGGCCTCTCTAAACAGCAGAACTTGAACAATAATTCAATGAAGAACATTAATGGCAGTACTGATCATGATCATGGATACAGCAATGATGATGAAGTTGCAGATTTTATCAAACAACATATCTACTCAACCACAGCTCTCAGGATGGACCTCTCAGGTTCATTCTCCATGATCTTGGGACTATTAGCCCCTATCCTCCAAGAACCTTGCAGGCAAATCCTCGAGAGGATACCAGGAACTACTGACTGGAAAATTGATCAGACAAACCAGAGATTAACTAGACGGCTTGATGAAATAGTAGCAAagagaattaaggaaaaagacAGAAAATTATCAAAGGACTTCTTGACACTGATATTAAATTCTAGGGATTCAGATACTGTGTCCAAGAATGTCTTCACCTATGACTACATCAGTGCACTCACTTATGAACACTTGCTTGCTGGTTCAGCAACTACATCCTTTACACTCTCTTCGATCCTTTATCTTGTCGCTGAGCATCCAGAAGTTGAGAAGAAGTTACTCCATGAGATTGATAGCTTCGGGCCATATGATCTGATGCCAACAGCACATGATCTTCAGGGCAAGTTTCAGTATCTTGATCAA GTGATAAAAGAGGCAATGAGGTTTTATACTGTGTCCCCATTGGTTGCAAGAGAAACATCCAAACAAACAGAGATAGGAGGCTGCATCCTCCCCAAG GGTACATGGGTTTGGTTAGCACTTGGGGTGCTAGCTAAAGACCCTAAGCATTTCCCTGAACCAGAGAAATTTCGCCCCGAGCGGTTCGATCCTACCTGTGAGGAAGAAAAACAACGGCATCCTTATGCACATATCCCGTTCGGAATTGGGCCTCGAGCATGCATTGGACAGAAATTCTCAATCCAAGAGATAAAGCTTGTCCTGATTCATCTCTACAGAAGATACATTTTTCGACATTCCCCCAACATGGAGAAACCATTGGCAATCGACTATGGAATGATTCTTAGTTTCAAGCATGGTGTTAAGCTCAAAGTAATCAAACGAGCTGAAAGATAG